The proteins below come from a single Raphanus sativus cultivar WK10039 unplaced genomic scaffold, ASM80110v3 Scaffold0879, whole genome shotgun sequence genomic window:
- the LOC108829332 gene encoding uncharacterized protein At3g43530-like gives MNPDVTKAKEDGSSSVVGDEANPRIIEKPVGPGTDQSPRDANESEDNASGKGEEEESSKKNEGEESREVVDDEEGGMLPKLHFPSSQYQKSLKLSGKCYIDTAIRTIQTILKAKEVEWFIEHPQFQHFFHIKNRKQKWMGMWVLVLRSACVAKKHELWFVVNGVAIRYSLRELGLISGLYCHEYPPNHERLGGTTFMNKYFGGKRVTYADLEKQMLAMKSKPSEDRKKMAVLFFLASILVGGRKSGEGASPVDSFFLSVVDDLDACVTFPWGRYAFEHNLKDVSTFLEKCDGLAPTSWVFTSFPIPLELLAFEAIPSLRNHFREDVNGANSSCPRMCKMQYKRKSGTKEFSLKAVNDKLGNNTKDIESILVATAAEEELLETIGMDKESCWADDADDAAVDGWTKIIRKGKKQVFFEEQFRMDFESRTGQIEGPTNPIGGPSNNAQSGQANADSVEVSGATPGAEALKAMEGRLMNAVRDAVRDAMKGVKEKVTLLSTQLGLLEEEVKSLRLSVPGSDNPAVQDDGDGSDNNESEEEDGSDNNEPEEEDGGDNNEPEEEDNNVEDAILDISKDVQREYGDVDMDDDDAEMYAHAAEVEKNLMSVNTKKKRSRKDDGKETVPVKKVKLVGESVRSPIQLRSKAAAAKEAEAEKEAAAAKEAAAAKEAEAEKEAAAEKKAAGKKKATGKKKAAGKKKAVAKKKPKTKKSR, from the exons atgaatccagACGTTACGAAGGCAAAAGAAGATGGCTCGAGTAGTGTAGTAGGAGATGAAGCAAACCCAAGGATTATCGAGAAACCTGTCGGCCCAGGAACCGACCAAAGTCCCAGAGATGCAAATGAAAGCGAAGACAATGCCAGTGGAAAAGGGGAAGAGGAAGAATCAAGTAAGAAAAATGAAGGGGAGGAATCAAGAGAA GTTGTAGATGACGAAGAAGGGGGCATGCTACCGAAACTACACTTTCCTTCAAGCCAATATCAAAAGTCTTTAAAGCTTTCAGGAAAATGTTACATTGACACGGCGATAAGAACTATTCAAACGATCCTGAAAGCGAAGGAGGTGGAATGGTTCATAGAGCACCCACAATTCCAGCATTTCTTCCATATTAAAAACCGAAAGCAGAAGTGGATGGGAATGTGGGTTCTCGTTTTGCGATCAGCTTGTGTTGCGAAGAAGCATGAGTTATGGTTTGTCGTTAATGGCGTCGCAATCCGATATTCTCTTAGAGAATTAGGACTCATTTCTGGACTATACTGCCATGAGTATCCCCCCAACCATGAGAGGTTGGGTGGTACAACATTCATGAACAAGTATTTTGGAGGGAAAAGGGTAACATACGCTGACCTGGAGAAGCAGATGTTGGCGATGAAATCAAAGCCATCTGAGGATCGTAAGAAGATGGCCGTTCTGTTCTTCTTAGCCAGCATCCTTGTCGGAGGCCGAAAGAGTGGTGAGGGAGCATCACCTGTGGACAGTTTCTTCCTGAGTGTTGTTGATGACCTAGATGCGTGTGTAACGTTCCCTTGGGGGCGGTATGCATTCGAACATAACTTGAAGGATGTCTCTACCTTTTTGGAAAAATGCGACGGGCTTGCGCCGACGAGTTGGGTTTTTACAAGCTTTCCTATCCCTCTGGAG TTGTTGGCCTTTGAGGCAATTCCAAGCTTGAGGAACCATTTCCGAGAAGATGTGAATGGTGCAAATAGTAGTTGCCCGCGGATGTGCAAGATGCAGTACAAACGGAAAAGTGGAACCAAGGAATTCAGTCTGAAAGCTGTGAACGATAAACTTGGTAATAATACAAAG GATATTGAGAGTATCTTGGTAGCAACAGCAGCTGAGGAGGAACTTCTGGAAACCATAGGAATGGACAAGGAGAGTTGTTGGGCCGATGACGCCGATGATGCAGCAGTTGATGGTTGGACGAAGATAATACGGAAAGGGAAGAAACAAGTTTTCTTTGAAGAACAGTTCCGCATGGATTTTGAGTCTCGCACAGGTCAGATTGAAGGTCCCACCAATCCTATCGGAGGACCATCGAATAATGCACAATCTGGTCAGGCTAATGCTGATTCGGTGGAGGTTAGTGGAGCTACTCCTGGAGCTGAGGCTTTAAAAGCTATGGAAGGTCGGCTTATGAATGCAGTCAGAGATGCAGTTCGAGATGCTATGAAGGGAGTGAAGGAAAAAGTCACTTTATTGTCTACGCAGCTAGGTCTGCTAGAAGAGGAAGTGAAAAGTCTTAGGTTGAGTGTTCCCGGAAGTGACAATCCGGCGGTCCAAGATGATGGTGATGGTAGTGACAATAACGAGTCGGAAGAAGAGGATGGTAGTGACAATAACGAGCCGGAGGAAGAGGATGGTGGTGACAATAACGAGCCGGAGGAAGAGGACAATAATGTTGAAGATGCCATTCTCGATATTTCAAAGGATGTACAGAGGGAATATGGTGATGTTGacatggatgatgatgatgcggaGATGTATGCACATGCTGCGGAGGTCGAAAAAAATTTAATGTCTGTAAACACGAAAAAAAAGAGGTCGAGAAAAGATGATGGCAAAGAAACAGTTCCTGTGAAAAAGGTTAAGTTGGTTGGTGAAAGTGTGAGGAGTCCCATTCAGCTAAGAAGCAAGGCAGCAGCTGCGAAGGAGGCAGAAGCTGAGAAGGAGGCAGCAGCTGCGAAGGAGGCAGCAGCTGCGAAGGAGGCAGAAGCTGAGAAGGAGGCAGCAGCTGAGAAGAAGGCAGCAGGTAAGAAGAAGGCAACAGGTAAGAAGAAGGCAGCAGGTAAGAAGAAGGCAGTGGCTAAGAAGAAGCcgaagacaaaaaaaagtagGTAA